Part of the Bradyrhizobium sp. AZCC 1721 genome, AACGCGTATCTGACCAACTATCCTAACGGTCAGTTCCGGTCACTGGCGCTGTCGCGGATTGCGTCGCTGGAGAGCGGTGCAAAGGATGCAACCCGCAACTTGAGCACCGGCATCGATCCCGCGACCTTCAAGGAAGAAGCAAGCCAGACCACCGAGGACCAGATCGGCCTCGATAAAGGCCAGCGCCGCGACGTGCAGCGCCGCCTCAACGGGCTCGGTTTCGATACCAAGGTCACCGGCCAGTTCGACGCCCCGACCCGCGCCGTGATCACGCGCTGGCAAGCGGCGCGCGGCTATCCGAAGAGCGGCTACCTCAACAAGCTGCAGCACAAGGCGCTGCTGACGGAGATCGTGGCGGCCGCACCGACCGCCAGTTCCGATGAGGAGCGTCCCGCCCCCAAGCGCCGCGCCCCCAGCACCGTTCAGGCGCAGCCTCAACCGCACCAGCCCCCTCCGCAGCGTCAGTACAGCGCTCCTGCTCCCGGCCCCGATCCGGCCGGTGCCGGCCGCTTCATCGGCGGCGTCGTCGGCGGCATGCTGCGCTAACGGCAAACAGATCCACAAAAGGCCCGGGGATGATCCCGGGCCTTTTATTTTGCGCTTCGCTATGCCTGCAATCACATCGGTAAGAGTCGAATGGCAACTATGAGCACCCTGATCCTGACGCCGGACGACTCGGGTGCGGGATGCCTCGCTGCGTCTGGAATTGCCGACCGTGTGATCGGATTTTCGTACAGGCTCGTCACTGGGCCGGTCCCGGCCGTTTCGGAACCCGAGGCTTTCTTTGCCGAGCGGGCGAGGCTTGGTGGCGCCGCGATCCAGCGCTGGGACACAGACGGCCCAGACCGGCTCTGCGATGAATGGCGCGACATGATCCGCGTCATGAGCGACTTCGACCGCGTCGAGATTTGGGCTGACCATGATCCCAATTCTCAACTTCAGCTTGTCCAACTGCTTGATTGGCTCAGGGCCTATCCGAGCCTCATTCCGAAGTTGTCGCTAAGAAGTCCTGATTTTTTGATCCGCAGCCAAATACCGGAAAGCGTCTCGGCACTTCGACTGCGGGCCGAGAATATCTCCGATATCCAGTTGCAGACCGCGAGGGTCGCATTGCAGGCTTTTCAACATCCTAGCCCCAAGGCGTGGTTCGCCCTGCTGCGCGAAGATCTCCAGGCCCTGCCTCATCTGCGGCCCACGGTCGACCAGTTGTTGGAGGAATTGCCAGCTACCGACACGGCGCTCACGGCTGCAGAAACGAGACTGCTCGAAATCATCTCAACCGGTCCCATCGCGCCGATGCGCGCCATCGCTGAGTACGCCGCGATAATCCCGTAAGCGTTCTCGATTACTGGGAAGTCGGGACGAGGCTCCACGGGCTCGCCCATTGCGAAACACCCGCAATTGTTGGCCTCGACGAGGATGGTCCTTTCAACCTGGCCCTGCACGACGATTGCGAGCGCTTCGAGCGCTACAAAGGGAGCAGGCTATCGTTGTCGGAACTCGGACGAACACTGTTGAAGCGACAGGCGGATTTTGCCCAGCACTGCACAATCGATCGGTGGTGGGGAGGCACGAGATTGACCAACGATCGACTTTGGCGCTGGGACAACGCCAATCGTGCTCTGGTTCCTTCCGTTTAGTCCCGCAAACAGTCCTGGCGGACGGGCTGGCATCGTCCGCCCAGGGTCAAGACCGAAAAGGCTCGCATCGAGCAAAATATTTCCGCCTAGCCCGCAAGATCCGACATCCGAGCTTACGTACACGCCCCAAAATCAGTGCAGACAGTGGCGTTCCTACTTGCCCGCAGCCTTTCGCAGCGCCTCGTTGATGCGATCCTGCCAACCCGGACCACCCTCCTGAAACCATTCCAGCACGTCCTGATCGATCCGCAGCGTGATCTGCTCGCGCACGCCGGGAACGGTGGCTTGTTTGGCGGGTGCCTGCGCCACCTTCGCGGTCGCGCGCTTGAACGCGGCCTCGGCTTCGGTGCGCGCATCGTTCAGGGTTCTCGGCCGCCGCGGCTGGTCCGCCATCGCTAAATTCCTTCAAACAAGGCCGTCGACAAATATCGTTCGGAGAATGACGGCACGACAGCCAGAATGGTCTTGCCGTCGTTCTCGGGACGCTTGCCGATCGCAAGCGCCGCCGCGATCGCAGCGCCCGAGGAGATGCCGCCTGGAATGCCCTCCATGCGCGCCAGCGCGCGCGACATCTCGATCGCCGCCGGGCCGTTGACCCTGACGATCTCGTCGATCACGGAACGATCCAGAATGTCCGGAATGAAGCCGGCGCCGATGCCCTGGATCTTGTGCGGCGTATGTTGCCCGCCGCCCAGTACCGGGCTTTCCTCCGGCTCGACGGCAACGATCCGCAACGACGGCTTGCGCGGTTTCAGCACCTGTCCGACGCCGGTGATGGTGCCGCCGGTGCCGACGCCGGCAACGAAGAAATCGATGTTGCCGCCGGTGTCGTTCCAGATCTCTTCCGCCGTGGTGCGGCGATGAATTTCGGGGTTGGCGAGGTTCTTGAACTGTTGCGGCATCACGGCGTTGGGCGTACTCCGCACCAGTTCCTCGGCGGTTGCGATCGAGCCCTTCATGCCTTGCGCGGCGGGCGTGAGGATGATCTCGGCGCCGAGGAACGCCAGCATCTTGCGCCGCTCGATCGACATCGATTCCGGCATCACAAGCTTCAGCCGGTAGCCGCGTGAAGCGGCGACGAACGCCAGCGCAATGCCGGTATTGCCCGAGGTCGGCTCGATCAGCACGGTGTCGGCGTTGATCACGCCGGCCTTTTCCATCGCGATCACCATCGCCGCGCCAATGCGGTCTTTGACGCTCGCGGCGGGATTGAAATATTCCAGCTTGGCCAGGATGGTTGCGCTAACGCCATGCGCCTCCGGCAATTTGCGCAGACGAACGATTGGCGTGTCACCGATCGCATCGACGATGGAGTCGAAGACCCGTCCCCGCCCCGGACGTTGCACTGCACTCGCGGCTGACGACGCATCCATCTCGACACTCCCAAAGCGATCATGTGCGGGGAAAAAGCGCTCTCCTACTTAGGAGGCGGCCACGTCGATGCGCAAGCCGGAATTGCCGGAACGAACAATTCGCTGCATTGCAAAACAAGAACTTCGCTAAATATCGTGAAATCAACGCATTTGTGTTGCGACATCGTCAAAGATTTCTGCTTATACTTTGGTTGGGAGCTGGGCCTGAGGTTCAGATCGCACGGAGGTCACGATGCCAGCTATTGCTGAAATCCTGTCGACCCTAGCGTCCAGGCCCGATCCGCGTGGCTGTGATTTGCCGACCTGCCCCGTGTGTGCCGACACGATGGTGGCCGCGGAAGCCTCCGCCTACCTGCAGGACAACGTGATCAGCTATCTCTGGACCTGTGACACCTGCGGTTACGGCTTCGTGACCAAGCATTCGGTCAAGAGGTTCGCCTGTAATTGATTCAAGCTATCTCGGAGCTATGTCAGCGCGCGCCCATCCGGCGCGCGTTTGTTTTTGGAAAGTCTCGAACGTGCCGGCGGCGGCGATCGGTTCTGTGCGAAGTGCGACCATGCCGCATCGGCCCCGAAGTTTCTAGACGTTCCGCTGCCTCCGCCGAATTTCACTCGGAGGACGCTTGTAGACCTCCGCAAAGACCGCATTGAAGCGGCGCAGGCTGCGAAAGCCAGCCAGCGACGCAATCTCGGTCATCGGCAGTTTGGTATCATCTAAAAGTCGCTTCGCCCGCTGTACCCGTGCCGTCTTGGCAACCTGACCGGGGCTCGCGCCGAGATGCTTGTCGAACAATCGAGATAGATGCCGCGCCCCTACGCCAACGCGGGCCGCGAGCGCTTCAACAGTCGCCCGATCGAGTGCGCCCCTGGCGATCAGTCGCATCGCGCGTTCGACCGTCGCCAATGAGCCCTTCCATGCCGGAGAGAATGGCGCCGTCTCCGGCCGGCACCGCAGGCACGGCCGAAATCCGGCACGCTCCGCCGCCGCTGCAGATGGATAAAAGGACACGTTCTCCGCCTTCGCGGGGCGAACCGGACAGACCGGCCGGCAGTAAATGCGCGTTGTCCTGACACCTGAGAAGAACCGACCATCGAACCGTCGATCACGGCTGACGCGAGCCCGCTCGCAGGCTGCGACGTCCAGATCACCAAGCTCCGTCCTTGCCGACGACGGAGTCCGTTTGCGGCGAGCCATTGCGCGCTCCTGATGCTACGTCGTGCTCATCTTATGTTTCGGGAGAACGGAGACAATGGTCGCGGCGAGCCGCTTCTTTGGATGGTCGGTTGCGTGGTCGGCGTTTGCGATCGCCGTGTTCGCCTGGGGCATCGGGTTCTACGGCCCTTCGGTATTTCTCCAATCGCTGCACGAATCGCGAGGTTGGCCGATCTCGAAGATTTCAATGGCCATCACGGCTCACTTCTTGGTCAGCGCAATCATCATAGCCTATCTGCCGGAGATTCATCGCCGACTGGGGATCGCCATAACGACGTTCATTGGGGCGGTCGCAACGGCGACGGGCCTGATTTCATGGTCCGGCGCACGCGAGCCATGGCAGTTGTTCGTCGCGACCATCCCGAGCGGGGCTGGTTGGGCCATGACGAGCGGAGCAGCGCTGAACGCTATCGTGGCAAAATGGTTCGATCGCGACCGGCCGATGGCGATCGCCCTGGCATTCAACGGCGCCAGCGTCGGCGGCGTGCTGTTCGTGCCGATATGGGTCCACCTGATACGATCGATCGGATTCCCATCAGCGGCGCTCCTCGTCGGAGGCTGCATGGTGGCTACGGTTGCATATCTCTGCGTCAGGTTCCTGGCTAAATCGCCCGGCCAAATGGGCCTGGCTCCAGACGGCGATGCATCGCATGGGGCAGCACCGAGCCAAAGGCCACGACGGACACGCACCGAGATCATTCGAACCTCACGCTTCATCACGATTTCGGCCGCCTTCTCGCTTGGCCTGTTCGCACAGATCGGCCTGCTCGCTCACCTGGTAGCTCGTCTGACGCCGGACCTTGGGATTAGCTACGCTGGGTTTCTTGTCAGCCTGGCTACGATATGTGCCATCATAGGCCGAACGCTGGCTGGGAAATGGATCGGTGAGCATGATCGCCGTTTCGCGGCTGCGATCAACTTTGCCGTGCAGATTGGCGGCGTCCTATGGCTGATTTTCAGTACTGGATGGGTGGGTCTTACGCTCGGATGCGTTCTCTTCGGTCTCGGCATCGGCAATCTGACGTCACTCCCGCCGTTGATCGTGCAGAAGGAGTTCGAACGCGAGGATGTCGGCACCGCAGTGGCGCTCATTATCGCGATCAACCAAGGGGTATTTGCATTCGCACCTGCAATCATTGGCGCCATGCGTGACACGACGGCCAATTATCAATTGCCGTTCGCGCTCATTGCAGTGGTTCAGTTTCTGGCCCTGGCGATCATTCTGCTTGGCCGAAGGTCCGCACCCGCTCCAGCGACTTCAACTTGAAGGTCGAGTTGCGCCCTGGCCAATCCGCTCCCTAGCGCGGCGGTATATCACCCTTCGCCCATCCCGCGCGCGTTTGTTTTTGGAAAGTCTCGAACGTGCCGGCGGTGATCGCGTCGCGCATGCCCCGCATCAGATGCTGGTAATAGGCCACGTTGATTTCCGACAACAGCATCGCGCCGAGCGTCTCTCCTGACCTCACCAGATGATGCAAATAGGCGCGTGAGATGTTGCGCGCCGAGGGCCACTCGCTCTCCTCGTCGAGCGGCCGCGGATCGTCGGCATGACGGGCGTTGCGCAGATTGATCTGGCCGAAGCGGGTGAATGCCATGCCGTGACGCCCGTTCCGCGTCGGCAGCACGCAATCGAACATGTCGATGCCGCGCGCCACCGCCTCCAGCAAATCCTCGGGCGTGCCGACGCCCATCAGATAGCGCGGACGATCCGCGGGCAGCGCCGGCGCCGCTTCCTCGATCATCGCAAGCATCACCGCCTGTGGCTCACCCACGGCAAGCCCGCCGATCGCGTAGCCGTGAAAACCGATATCCACCAATTCACGCGCGTTGATGTGGCGCATCTCGGGAATGTCGCCGCCCTGCACGATCCCGAACAACATGTAACCATCAGGCGCGCTCTCGAAGGCGCGCTTGCTGCGCTCCGCCCAGCGTAGCGACAGCCGCATCGCGCGTTCGATGTCGTCGCGCGACGCCGGCAGCCGCACGCACTCGTCCATCTGCATGGCGATGTCGGCGCCGAGCAGGCGCTGGACCTCGATCGAACGCTCCGGCGACAGCTCGACCTTGGCGCCGTCGATATGCGAGCGAAACGTCACGGCCTTTTCGCTCACCTTGCGCAGGTCCGACAGCGACATCACCTGGAAGCCGCCGGAGTCGGTCAGCATCGGGCCGTTCCAGCCGGTGAAGACCTGCAGGCCCCCGAGATCAGCGATCCGCTCGGCGCCCGGCCGTAGCATCAGATGATAAGTATTGCCGAGCACGATATCGGCGCCGGCATCGCGCACGTCGCGCCAGTGCATGCCCTTCATCGCGCCCGCCGTGCCGACCGGCATGAAGGCCGGCGTTTGCACCACGCCATGCGGCGTGGTCAGGCGGCCGGTGCGGGCCTGGCCGTTGGTGGCGAGCAATTCGAAATGATTGGGAAGACTCATGGCGCTGCTTATTGCGTGCCGAGAACGGCCAATCAACCGCCCAGTGGATGAAATCTGACGCTTGGTGCCCAACACGGAAGCACTCGGGCTCCCTTGCTGCTGGATAAAACTCGGCACTTTGCCTCAGTTATTGCGGCGCGATATTACGGTAGCTATTGGGAGGAAAGCGGACGTCGCGCGGACACCCCATTTCAGTAGCGATTGACCCCTATCGGACATTCGGCGTGGTGGTCTCGTGCATCCACAGTCCGCACCTGCGCCTTTATGGGGCGGCTTCGGTCACCGCCGCGCTGCCTCTGCCGAGCACAAGGCAGGCCAATGGCTCATTGAGCTGGCTTCGTTGAACCCACGCCGGGATCAGCAATCGTCTCCCAGTTGTTGCCGCAAGCGGAACACCGCCATTCGTTGACAACGCCCGTTGGCAAATAGGTTGAACTGACCGGGGCAGTGACAAGTTGTCCGCAGCTGCAGGTATTGGTCCCTCGTGATGGAGAGCGGCGCGGCTCGCTGACCATTCTAGAAGCCCAGCGGCGCTCGAACCTTCGCTGAAAATGCAATGGATAGATGATCGAATTCATGGGCTCCCTCCTGTTGGGCGGCGGGAGCACGGTACGGTCTCTCAGTCACTGAAGCCTTTTTACGATCAGTGATACTAGCTATATGGGGCTTGAGCCACCCTATGGCTAGTCCGAAGCTCTTGGAAACCTTCGCGTCGGCTGCGGGAAACGATGAACCGCCTCCAGCGGATCCGCCAGCGGGCGTTCGTTTGCGTGCTGCCGAGCGCATAGAGCGGTCGCTAACCCCGACAGCAGCACGTCCCCATGTGCCGCGGCGAGCCGCGCGGTCTTATCGCAGCTTTCGGAAATCGATGCTGCGCAGGACAATTCCGGGCGGCGTTCCCTCGAACTCGGTCGCCCGATATTTGCTGGCGGCGCACGCCTCGATGCGCTCGCGCAACCGCATGAATTGCCCCTCACGCTGGCCCGCTCTCGCGCGCACCACACCATCCAGCTCATCCATGGCGGAGGTCGAGACCGCGCAAGGGATCTCCCTGTTGCCGTCGAGCATTGAGAACAGCACCACCATCCTGTCGTACTCGTAACTGATGAAGCGTCCGTGCGTGAGCGTCATGGGACCTACTCCTTAGACGCGGCGCCGTGATCCCAACCGTCGTTTACCTCAGCCCTGCTCAGTGAGCCGGGCAAAGTCCTCGAGGATGGCCGCGACGAGGTCGCGATGCCTTGTGTCTTCCGGCGCCAGTCCTGCAGCATACAGCTTCAGGACGTAGCGCGCCTTGGCGGCCGCCTCCGGCCACGACGCGGCGGGAAACGCCAGGAGGTGATCTTCGATCTCGGCCCGCCGTTCGCGCAGCTCCCGCGCATGGGTCTCGACTTCCGCCAGCGCGCGGCGGATGTCGGTCGCTTTCTGCGCCGCCATGCCGCGGTGGCTGTCGAGGTCAAGTGGTTCGTCAGTCATCGGATGTGCTCGCGTCGATGCGCTGGGCGTCCGACAAATCGACCGGGCCGATCGAGACCACCTCCATCGCCAACCCGCGCGAGCCTTCCGCCGGCACCTTGATCATGGTGGCGACGCGGCGGAACGCCGCGAACGAAAGGCCGTCGATCGTCTCCTCATCGGTGACGACCTCGTAGGCGCCCGCGGACAACAGGCGATCGATGCCCTTGATCCGGAACGGATGTTTGAAGGTGACGACTTCACGTCGGGAACGGATGGTCATGCGCGCCTGCCTTTCGCAAAAGTGCCGGCGCCGGCGCTGCCCGCAGAGCAGCATGCGCCCCCTCCGCCGCAATAGCCATCGCTTTCTTGCCGCGCGGCGAATGGAGGCAGTTCCTTGTCGCTTCCTGCGCGCTCTTGCCGCGGCCGGCGCGAAGCGTTTTGGCGTTCGCTATGGCTGGAACATCAGCGTAGGGTCAGCCATCACCGCATTTCCCACGGCATCCACCGGTGACTGAGGGCCGCGCGCGCTCCCGCCACAAAGCGGAGGAGCATCCCCTTGCGGCAGCTTCGCCTGGCCGAGTGGATCGTACCGCCCGTCATCATCCCGCTGCTGCTTGCGATCGTGGTGATCGCGGTGGCCGTCCTCCATGCCTAAACTGAAATACCGGGTCAGTGGCAACCATGAAGGGGCCCGCGAAAATCTCGGCCGCATCACGGCGCCGGCCGCGCTGAAGAAGGCCAGGCAGTTCGTGCAAGAAGTCTACATCGACGTGAGCGCCCTCAGCCTCTCTTGTTAAACAAAACGATACCGTATAGTTTTATGAGCGAGGCACGAAACGCCGCTAGCGATGAGGCCGGCGGCGGCAAGTGCGTGTGTACAGTGACTGACGGCGAATGCCCTCCCCCTCTTTCCTGACTGGATCAATCCTCTTCAACAGTCGGCCCCGGTGGCCCGCCTCACGCCTGCTCAGGTCAGCCGTCTTGCTGTGCAGCCTCGCGGCTGCCGCCTGCACGTCGGTGCCGCGGACGCCCTACAGCGCTGCCGATGCCTCTAGCGCCCGCGTGCTCGATATCGACGGCCTGCGGCGCTACACCGACGAACCCGTTACAAAATTCCGCTTCGAGAAAGACCAGTTCTCCTCAACCAAGACCTATCTCGCGCTCTCCGGCGGCGGCGCCGATGGCGCCTACGGCGTGGGCGTGTTGAACGGCTGGGCCGCAGCCGGCACCCGCCCGACCTTCTCGGTCGTCTCAGGCGTAAGCACCGGCGGCCTGATTGCGCCTTTTGCGTTTCTCGGATCCCAATACGACGACACGCTGCGGGAGGTCTACACCAGCGGCATAGCAGAGAGCTTGCTCGCTGATCCTAGCAT contains:
- a CDS encoding BrnA antitoxin family protein, whose translation is MADQPRRPRTLNDARTEAEAAFKRATAKVAQAPAKQATVPGVREQITLRIDQDVLEWFQEGGPGWQDRINEALRKAAGK
- the cysK gene encoding cysteine synthase A; amino-acid sequence: MDASSAASAVQRPGRGRVFDSIVDAIGDTPIVRLRKLPEAHGVSATILAKLEYFNPAASVKDRIGAAMVIAMEKAGVINADTVLIEPTSGNTGIALAFVAASRGYRLKLVMPESMSIERRKMLAFLGAEIILTPAAQGMKGSIATAEELVRSTPNAVMPQQFKNLANPEIHRRTTAEEIWNDTGGNIDFFVAGVGTGGTITGVGQVLKPRKPSLRIVAVEPEESPVLGGGQHTPHKIQGIGAGFIPDILDRSVIDEIVRVNGPAAIEMSRALARMEGIPGGISSGAAIAAALAIGKRPENDGKTILAVVPSFSERYLSTALFEGI
- a CDS encoding bifunctional transcriptional activator/DNA repair enzyme AdaA; the protein is MARRKRTPSSARTELGDLDVAACERARVSRDRRFDGRFFSGVRTTRIYCRPVCPVRPAKAENVSFYPSAAAAERAGFRPCLRCRPETAPFSPAWKGSLATVERAMRLIARGALDRATVEALAARVGVGARHLSRLFDKHLGASPGQVAKTARVQRAKRLLDDTKLPMTEIASLAGFRSLRRFNAVFAEVYKRPPSEIRRRQRNV
- the tgt gene encoding tRNA guanosine(34) transglycosylase Tgt, which translates into the protein MSLPNHFELLATNGQARTGRLTTPHGVVQTPAFMPVGTAGAMKGMHWRDVRDAGADIVLGNTYHLMLRPGAERIADLGGLQVFTGWNGPMLTDSGGFQVMSLSDLRKVSEKAVTFRSHIDGAKVELSPERSIEVQRLLGADIAMQMDECVRLPASRDDIERAMRLSLRWAERSKRAFESAPDGYMLFGIVQGGDIPEMRHINARELVDIGFHGYAIGGLAVGEPQAVMLAMIEEAAPALPADRPRYLMGVGTPEDLLEAVARGIDMFDCVLPTRNGRHGMAFTRFGQINLRNARHADDPRPLDEESEWPSARNISRAYLHHLVRSGETLGAMLLSEINVAYYQHLMRGMRDAITAGTFETFQKQTRAGWAKGDIPPR
- a CDS encoding MFS transporter, producing MVAASRFFGWSVAWSAFAIAVFAWGIGFYGPSVFLQSLHESRGWPISKISMAITAHFLVSAIIIAYLPEIHRRLGIAITTFIGAVATATGLISWSGAREPWQLFVATIPSGAGWAMTSGAALNAIVAKWFDRDRPMAIALAFNGASVGGVLFVPIWVHLIRSIGFPSAALLVGGCMVATVAYLCVRFLAKSPGQMGLAPDGDASHGAAPSQRPRRTRTEIIRTSRFITISAAFSLGLFAQIGLLAHLVARLTPDLGISYAGFLVSLATICAIIGRTLAGKWIGEHDRRFAAAINFAVQIGGVLWLIFSTGWVGLTLGCVLFGLGIGNLTSLPPLIVQKEFEREDVGTAVALIIAINQGVFAFAPAIIGAMRDTTANYQLPFALIAVVQFLALAIILLGRRSAPAPATST
- a CDS encoding DUF1488 domain-containing protein translates to MTLTHGRFISYEYDRMVVLFSMLDGNREIPCAVSTSAMDELDGVVRARAGQREGQFMRLRERIEACAASKYRATEFEGTPPGIVLRSIDFRKLR